The Staphylococcus sp. 17KM0847 DNA segment TCTGCCATAATGCCGTTATAGCATGTTAAAGTTTGGTAACGTATGTAGTCAAGCACACCGAGTTGATCGCTTAATGCCCATGTTTCTTTTTTATTGAGCCACATCAGTGGTGTATGAATAACAAAATCTCGATCCATTGCTAAACTCATTGTGACGTTCATAGATTTGATAAACTGATCACGACAATCAGGATAACCAGAAAAGTCTGTTTCACACACACCGGTAATAATATGTTTTGCCTCAATTTGATATGCTAATGCACCAGCAAATGATAAAAATAATAGGTTGCGAGCGGGGACGAACGTGTTTGGGACATGATGACTGTTCTCTATTTCCATTTCTGTTGATGTCAATGCATTGGGAGTGAGTTGAGATAATAGGTTCATGTCTAAAATATGGTGTTTTAAACCTTGTTCTTTAGCTATTGCTTTCGCTACTTCAATTTCTTGAGCGTGACGTTGTCCATATTCAAAAGTAACGAGCTCTACCTCTTTAAAATGCTGTTTTGCGTAAAATAAACAAGTGGTACTATCTTGCCCGCCACTAAAAACAACAAGTGCTTTCTCATGATTGAGAACATCTGACATAGTTATCTTACTCCTTTGAATAGAGGGTTTCCTAAGCGTTAAATGACAAAAGTCCTGAAGCACATGATTTAATAAGAAGTTTTATCTTATACCAACATGAAAAAATCCGTCTCTATAAAAAGTAGACGGATTCAGCAAGTCTAGTTTTTTATAGAGGGTTAATATACGCTAGAAACCTCTGTATAAGTTTAATTTCGCTCATTAATGTAACGTATTTAGCGAAATAAATCAACCTGTCTTATCGTTGCACTATAAAAATAAGTTCTTCTTTGTCAATTGGTGAGACATTTGTGATAATAGAAATAATAAAGTAAAAATGAGGATAAAACGATGATTATAATGATAGATAATAAAGATTCTTTTACTTATAATATTGTAGATTATTTACGTACCGAAAGTGATCAAGAAGTGAAAGTCATCGATGTAAGTGAGGTTAATCTTGCATTATTAGTGTCATATCGACCTACTGCTTTAGTAATCTCTCCTGGTCCGGGTGCCCCTGTGGATTACCCTGTCTTAACCAAGGTACTAGAAACTTTTGAATCGCATATTCCTATACTTGGTATTTGTTTAGGGTTTCAGCTTATTGTGACTTACTTTGGAGGGGATATTATTCATGCGCCGATGCCTGTTCATGGTCATACTACACGTATTGAACATAAGGGTTCGCAGCTTTTTAAAGGGTTGCCTCCAACTTTTCAGGTGATGCGATATCATTCATTAATGGCTGATCCACACAGTATACACGCTCCCTTACTGGTTACAGCAATGAATGATGAAGGCGTGATTATGGCAGTGGAACATGAAAACTTACCAATATATGGTGTACAATATCATCCCGAATCCATTTTATCTGAATATGGACATGCACAAATACGTAATTTTTTAAGTGAGGTTGAATAAATGGTTGTGATATTTGACTATACTTACTATAAAGATGAAAAAACAGTTGAGAAGTATCATTATACTTTTGATAATCCGATTGAAAAACATATCGCTCGAACTTTAGAAGAAGTCGGAACAGTGGTAGAGCAAGCTGAAAAGTTACAAAAAGAAGGCTATTATGTTGCTTTGTATCTGCCTTATGAAGCGGCATCTTATTACCAATCACAATTTCAGACATACCAACTTGTAGATGAAGTGTATGCAGTTTGTTATGCCTTTGATAGACCATGTTCTAAAGTGAAAACATCAAATACAGACGTAGGTTATAAGCTGACTATGCCATCATTTGTGTTTAGTCAAATACGTGAAGAAGTGATGTCACACATCTGCGATATACAACATGAAATTATAGAAGGTTGGACCTATCAAGTGAACTATACAACGCGACTTGTCGCTCAAGCGAATGTATCTATTGGTGCACTTTATCACGAATTAACGAAACAAGCGAATGGCAATTATACAGTCTTATTTGATACTGAAGAGATTAAAGTGGCTTCAATCTCACCAGAATTATTTTTTCAATTTGGAAGATTTGAAGGTCGAGAAGGTGTTGTAGTGAGCAAACCGATGAAAGGAACGATGCCAAGAGGACATACTGCTGAAGAGGATATCGTGCAATATAATAAACTCAAGCATTCATCCAAAGATCGTGCAGAAAATATTATGATTGTTGATTTATTGCGCAACGATATTGCACGTATTGCTAAGCAAGGCACAGTAAATGTAAAACAGCTATGTGCGATTGAAACGTATCCAACAGTATATCAAATGACAACAATGGTTACGGGTGAGGTAGCACCACAGATGACATTGAATGATATGCTTACCGGTCTTTTTCCATGTGGCTCAATCACAGGTGCACCTAAAGTCCACACAATGGCTATTATTCATCGGTTGGAAAGCACGCCGCGTTATATTTATTGTGGCACAATTGGATTATTACGACCACAAGGTAATGCAATATTCAATGTCCCTATTCGTACAGTGCAACAGCGAGGTGACCAATTTATTTACGGTGTAGGGGCAGGCATTACAATTGATTCAGATCCAGTACAAGAATATAAAGAGTTTCAAGATAAAACGAAAATATTAAAGGGGTAAACCAGATGTATATATTTGAAACGATGCGTTTAGAGGCAGGTTTCTTCCCTCGTGAAAGTTATCACCAAAAGCGTATAGCACAATCGGCGCAAGAGCTTGGATTTCATTATTCACGCACTCAGTGGCAACAAGTCATACGTGCTATCCAGACAAAATATGCAGAAGGCTGTTACCGCGTGAAAATTAAGCTTCAGTCAACAGGTGAAATGACGTCAGAAGTTGGACCACTGTTAGAAAAGAAAGCAATGACAGCCCACCTTGTAAAGGTGGATATACATACGCCAAAATGGGCAAGAATTAATAAAACTTCAACACGCGATTTTTTACATCATGACCATCAAACTGATGTCATTTTACTTTATGATGATGTAGGCAAGTTATTAGAATTTGATATAGGTAATCTCGTCATCGAATATGAAAACACATATTATACGCCGCGTTACGAACAAGATTTTTTACGAGGATGTATGCGTGAGTCACTATTAGAATGTGGAGAGATTGTGGAAGCGGCACTCAATATCAAGCAGCTGCAGCACTATATCGAAAATGGTGGTAAAATATGGATGATTAATAGTTTGAGGGCATGGGTGCCTATTGCTCTGGAAATGAATGAGTAGGTCAAATATATGGTTATAGGTTATTTAGTACTTTTTATGTTAATGATGTGGTTAGGTCAATCGGTTTGTCAGTATTGTATAAAATCTCAGCGTCAAACTTTAGCTTATTTATGGATGATGCTCGTGTTAATCATTCAAGGTGTGATTATTTATATATTTGTTGAACAGCTTGTGCTAGATGTTAATAATATATTGCAGTCGTTTTATCATGAAAACTAATCGAGGTGAATAAAATGAAAGTGTATAGTCAAGGGGATCAAGCAATAGTTGTATCATTGCGTGGGAACGTTACATCTAAAGCGACACAGCGCTTATTAGTTCTAAGACATTACTTAAATGAACAGAATTATTCGTTTATTACTGAAATTGTACCAACAGAGACAGATATGCTTATTTCATATGATGCGCGTATGATGATGAAACAATTGAATATAACATCTCCTTTTGTATATATGAAAGCGTTGATAGAAGGTATTGATTTATCAGAAGAAAAATGGAAAAAACAACGACGATGCATTAAAGTACCTATGTATTATGGTGGCGTACATGGCCCACATCTCGAAAGTGTATTAGAAGAATTAGAAATGACAGAAGAAGACTTTATAGCGCGTCATTTAGCAGGGGACTATTTCGTATCTATGATGGGGTATTCGCCAGGTTTTCCTTACTTATCGGGTTTGGATCCAACTATTACTGTTAAGCATACAGCACCGCATAAACGACTTATTCCAGCAGGATCAGTCATACTTGAAAATAATAAATGTGGTATAACAACTACAGAAACATATGAAGATTGGCTTGTTATTGGCTGGACACCGCTTCAATTGTTTGATCCAATGAAAAAAGACTTTGCACTTATAGAACTCGGAGATTATGTGAAGTTTGATGTATTGCAAGAAGGGAGTGAACGCTGATGAGTATTATTATAGAAGACAGTGGACTTTTTTCTAGCTTTCAAGATTTTGGGCGTTCAGGATATGAACACTTAGGTGTAATTCGCAGTGGTTCACTTGACATATTGGCACATGAAATTGCCAATAGATTAGTAGGCAATCATCCGAATGAAGCTACATTAGAAATGACAAATCGTATGGCACGTATCCGTTTTACAGAGCCTACATTAATTGCAATATCTGGTGCACAGGCTATTGCGCATACAGAAGATATTCAAATTAAAATCAATAAATTATATTTAATGAATAAAGGCGATGTGTTGATATTCGATAAGTTAAGACGTGGTGCACGTGTATATTTAGCTGTTGCAGGAGGTTTTGAATTAGATACATGGTTAGGTTCATCATCTACTGATACTATTTCACAAATGGGTGGATTTCAAGGTCGAGCTGTTAAAGTGGGTGATGAAATAAACTTAAAGCGTAGTTACAGTCAGCGTCATCGTAAATTGTTTGATAACCTACGAGATACGAGAACAACAACTTGGGGTGTTGATGGCTACGCGTTGTCCTTTAACTACCTTTCTGATGTTGTGCATGTTATTCCAAATAAGGGAACAGAAGATTTTCAAGAAGTAGAATTGAACGATTTTACACAAGGTGAATATAGTGTCACAAGTAAAGCCAATCGTATGGGAATTGTGTTAGAGGGAGCATTGATCAAAGCACACTATATAGATACACCGCCTCATCGCTCAGTCAAACGTGGAACAATACAGGTGAAAAAGGATGGGACACCTATTGTGTTGCTCAATGATCATTATACTTTAGGAAGTTATCCACAAATTGGAACAGTTGCAACGTATCATTTATCTAAAATTGCTCAAAAACGCCAAGGTTCTAAAGTGAAGTTTCAATGGATCGATGTGTTACAAGCAGAGCAAAACCTTGTGAAATACCATAGATGGTGTCGTCAACTGTATCAAGGTATCGAGTTTCGGATGCAAGAAGAAATGTTAAAATAGATAAAAAAGTACGTCATAACAAAAGTAAGAGTGAAAGGACTTTTACTTTATGTGATATTTTATCTGTAATACAGCTGAGGTCTGAATACAAAAGGTGATACTTTTTGTATAATAATCAAAATGAAAAGATATGTTACGTTTCATGACGAATTTTGTCATATTTTATCAGCACGAATAAGTTTGATATAAGATTTGTCATTGATAAGAGTGATGTTGATTAGGCTATGTCAAACAGCTGATGTTATCATAATATGATATAGCGTTTATACTATTGATGTGTTTTCACTTGAAATTTGTCACTAAATCCTATATATTGTTATACTGAACTTGTTTTGAATGTTACAAAAAGATTACAAATAAATCGATTGTGTAACAAAGTGAGTTTGATGTTCTAAGATGATATATAAACAAATGAACTGAACTGAATAACGGGGGAACATACATGAATCAAGAAAAGAAAAAAATAGGGATTTTTGCGTTTTTCCTCTTAATGGTATTGACCATTTCATTAAAGACGTATTTTGCCTATTATGTAGATTTGTCACTCGGTGTTAAAGGACTTGTGCAAAACTTAATATTACTGATGAACCCATATAGCTTAGTTGCATTGATACTAAGTGTCTTTCTGTTTTTTAAAGGGAGAAAGGCATATTGGTTTATTTTCATTGGTGGCTTTTTGCTCACTTTTGTACTTTATGCCAATGTCGTCTACTTTCGATTTTTCTCAGACTTTATTACGTTTAGTACACTGAATCAAGTCAGTAACGTAGATTCTATGGGTGGTGCGGTAAGTGCCTCATTTCAATGGTATGATTTTGTTTATTTTTTAGATACATTTGTTTATCTTTTCATTTTAACGTTTAAACAGAAATGGTTGAGTAAACAAGTCTTTCATAAAAAGTTTGTACCAGTTGTTATGGCAACGGCAATTGCACTATTTTTCTTAAATCTGGCATTTGCTGAAACAGATCGTCCAGAATTGTTGACACGTACATTTGATCATAAATACTTAGTTAAATATTTAGGACCTTATAATTTCACAGTGTATGATGGTGTGAAGACGATACAAAACAATCAGCAAAAGGCACTGGCTTCTGAAGATGATTTAACTGAAGTCTTAAATTATTCAAAACAAAAAAATACAGAGCCTAACAAAGCCTATTATGGTAAAGCTAAAGGGAAAAATATCATTAAAATCCATTTAGAAAGCTTCCAGACCTTTTTAATTAATAAAAAAGTAAATGGTGAAGAAGTCACACCATTTTTAAACAAATTATCATCAGGTCAAGATGATTTTAGATATTATCCTAACTTCTATCATCAGACTGGACAAGGTAAAACATCAGATGCAGAGTTTACAATGGATAACAGTTTGTACGGTTTACCACAAGGTTCAGCGTTTTCAATAAAAGGTGATAATACATTCCAATCATTACCTGCTATATTACATCAACAACAAGGCTATACAACGAATGTTATGCATGGTGACTACAAGACATTTTGGAACCGTGATCAAGTGTATAGACATTTTGGCATTGATAAGTTTTATGATGCCACATATTACGATATGTCACCTGAGAACTTAGAAAACTTAGGATTAAAAGACAAAGAGTTCTTTGAAGAGTCAGCAGAATATTTAGATAAGGAAAAACAACCTTTTTATTCACATCTCATTACGTTAACGAACCATTACCCGTTTACACTAAGTGAGGAAGATGCAACAATTGCTAAAAGTGATACAGGCAATAATACTGTTGATGGCTATATTCAAACAGCACGTTACTTAGATGAAGCAGTTGAGGCATTTATTAACGACTTGAAGGAACGTGGTTTATACGAAGACTCTGTTATTATTTTATACGGTGACCATTATGGTATTTCAGAAAACCATAATAAAGCGATGAGTGAGTTGCTTGGAGAACCTATCACGCCAGCGAAATTTAACGACCTCAATAAAACAGGTTTTTGGATTAAATCACCGGGTGTCGAACCTAAAGTAGATGAGACGTATGCGAGTCAAACAGATGTAATGCCGACACTATTACACTTACTAGGCATCGATACATCAAATTACTTAATGCTAGGTACAGATATGTTATCTAAAGATCATCAAGAAGTCGTACCATTCCGTAATGGTGACTTCGTAACGAAAGACTATAAATATGTGAATGGCAAAGTTTATAGTAATGAAGATAATGAGCCTATGGAAACACCACCTAGTAACTTAGAAGAGGTCAAACAACAAGTTGAAACAGATCTTGAAGTATCCGATAAAATATTAAATGGTGATTTGTTCCGCTTTTATGATAATCCAGATTTTAAGAAGATAGATCCATCTAAGTATAAATACGAAACAGGTCCAAAAGGAAAATAAGAGAAGTAAAAAGCCAATGGTGATGCATATCAAATGCAAAACACCATTGGCTTTTTGTTATTTTGAGTGGGGTTCCAAAGGTCTTACTATATCCTATCTGAATGCTATTTTATGGCATGATTCATAGGCAAAATAGAGGATTGTTTACCCTAGTGCAACATCTAATATCATCATGATAGTAAATCCAAGCATTAAACTCATAGTTGCAAGGTCTGTATTTTTGCCTGATTGCGAATCGGGAATGAGTTCTTCAACAACAACGAAAATCATTGCTCCAGCAGCAAAAGCAAGCGCATAAGGTAGAATCGGTGTCACAATAAGTACCGCAGCCGCACCAATAGTAGCAAACAGTGGCTCAACTAAGGCAGATGCTTGACCATAATTAAAAGACTTCCATTTGGACTGTCCAGCCGCATGAATCGGTAATGATAAAGCAGCCCCTTCTGGAATGTTTTGAATACCAATACCGATAGCAAGACCGAGAGCGCCTAGTATGGTCGCGTGTTCATTGCCAGTCGCAACACCACCAAATGCGACACCAATAGCAAGCCCCTCTGGAATGTTATGTAAAGTAATTGCCAGTAAAAGCAATGTATTTTTACTTAAACCTGTCTGAACCCCTTCTTGTTTTTGAGAAGTATCTTGAGCGTTTCGATGCATATGTGGAATAACGTAGTCTAAAGAACGAATAAAAACACCACCAAGCAAAAAGCCGATTGCAGCAGGTAACCAAGGCGTTGAAGTATCTGAACTACTTTCTATGGCTGGTTGTAGTAAGGACCAAAAACTTGCTGCAATCATAATACCAGCAGCAAATCCCTGCATGGCGCTTAATACTTTGTTGTTAACTGTTTTGAATAGAAAGACTGTCGCAGCGCCTAACGCAGTCAATAGCCATGTAATAATTCCCGCAGTTAATGCCTGTAAAAAAGGGGGGATGTTTGTAATGTATTCTAGCATAGTGCAAGTCTCCTTGTATCATTTAAATCGAAAAAACGATATAATAGATAGAACTGATTTAAGGTTAACAGATATATTTAAGTAAATCTATATGGTAAAAGGAAGTATATTTGATGGCAGCTTATAAAATTGAACAACTGAATAAATCATTTGCAGATAAGGTGATTTTTGACGATTTGTCATTATCGGTTTCTGATGGTGAGCGTATAGGTTTAGTTGGGATTAATGGTACAGGGAAAAGTTCATTACTCAAAGTCATCGCAAATATGGACGAAGATTTTGATGGTGTTGTGACACATCCGAAGCAGTATCGTATTCGTTATGCTTCACAGCACCACGACTTAGACCCTGAGATGACGGTATATGATGTTGTGTACAGTGCAGAAACTGAAACATTGCAAGCAATTAAACAATATGAACTTGCTACGACACATTATGCCAAACAACAAACAGACCAAGCATTAGAAGCAATGATGTCTGCACAATCAAAGATGGATATATTGGAAGCGTGGGATTATAGTGCAGAAATTAAAACCATTCTCTCTAAGTTAGGTATTCATGATACAACGAAACAAGTAGGGCATTTATCGGGAGGGCAACAGAAGCGCGTACTTTTAGCACGTACTTTAATTGAACAACCTGACTTATTATTGTTGGATGAACCGACGAATCACCTTGATTTTGAGTCGATCCACTGGTTAATTCAGTTTGTAAAGTCTTACCCGAAAACTGTAATCTTTGTGACGCACGATCGATATTTTCTGAATGAAGTATCAACACGTATTGTTGAGCTGCGTGACGGGCGTTTATCATCATATCATGGAAATTATGAAGCGTATATTGCAACACGTGCGGAACAAGAAGAAATTGAAGCACGTCAACAAACGAAAAAGCGTGCATTGTTTAAGCAAGAGTTAGCATGGATGCGTGCAGGTGTTAAGGCACGTACAACCAAACAACAAGCACGACAAAATCGATTTGAAACATTAGAGAAAGAAGTAAAATCATATAAAACCCAAGATAAAGGGGCATTAAACTTAGCTTACTCTCGCCTGGGAAAACAAGTGTTTGAGCTGGAGGCATTAGGAAAGGCGATTGAGGGGCGTGTTTTGTTTGAAAACCTGACAACAATTATTCAAAAAGGTGCGCAAATTGGTATTGTTGGTCCCAATGGTGTAGGAAAAACAACGTTATTGAATATTCTTGCGGGTGAAGATACAGCATTTAGCGGTATCTTAAAAGTAGGACAAACGGTCAAAATCGCTTATTTTAAACAAACTGATGAGCGTCTAAATCGTGATATACGCATGATTGATTTTTTACGTGAAGAGCAAGAAGTAGCTAAGCAGAAAGATGGGACTACGGTGTCTGTTACACAATTACTTGAGCAGTTTCTTTTTCCGAGCAATACACACGGTAAAAAGGTATATAAGTTATCGGGGGGCGAACAAAAACGTTTGTATTTATTACGCCTTCTTGTACATCAGCCGAATGTATTATTACTCGATGAACCGACGAATGACTTAGATACAGAAACATTAACGATTTTAGAAGATTATATTCAGACATTTGGTGGTACAGTGATTACAGTCAGTCATGATCGCTATTTTTTAGATAAGGTTGTGGATTGTTATTGGTACATCCATGATGGGCATATCGATATGATTTTAGGGCGTTTTGAAGATTATTTGGCATATAAAAAGAAACAAGCAGAGGCTGCTGAGTCAGAAATGAACGCCAAAACAACAGTTACAGTTGGAAAACCAAAGAAAAAAGGACTGTCATATAAAGAGAAACGTGAATACGAGGCACTGTTGATTCGAATTGAGGAAGTGGAGTCTCGTTTGGTAGAAATAGAAGCAGAAATGGTTGCAGCACATGCCGATTACAGTAAAGTTCAAACCTTAAATGAAGAACGAGAAAAACTTGAAGTGCAATACGAAACAGATATGGCACGATGGAGTGAATTAGAAGAAATTTTAGAACAGTAAGAGGGATAGCATGGAAGATATATTATCGCATTATTTTGGATATCAAACTTTCAGACCGGGACAACGAGAGATTATTGATCATATTATGGCGCAGCATCATACACTGGGTGTGCTGCCAACAGGTGGTGGAAAGTCGATTTGCTACCAAGTTCCAGGTCTTAAACTATCCGGGACAACACTAGTGATTAGTCCTTTAATTTCGCTGATGAAAGATCAAGTCGATCAATTAAAAGCAATGGGGATTGCAGCAGCCTATTTAAATAGTAGTCAAAGTGTAAAAGAACAACAAAATATCGAACAACAATTAAGAGAGGGCGCATTGAAATTTATTTATATTGCACCAGAGCGCTTGGAACAGCCACGTTTTGTTCAGCTTTTACGTCGCATCCCTCTAGCATTAGTTGCCTTTGATGAAGCACATTGTATTTCTAAATGGGGGCATGACTTTCGCCCGAGCTATCAAGCAGTCATTCATACTGTACTGTCATTGCCTCAACAGTTTGCGATTGTTGCGTTAACAGCTACTGCGACACATGAAGTACAACAAGATATTATGCAACGTTTAATAATCCAGCCTAAATGTGTGGTAAAGACAAGTATTAAACGTGATAACCTTATTTTTGAAGTGAATCCAACATATCAGCGAGAAAGATTTGTCATTGATTATATTAAGCGCCATGCACAGTCATCAGGTATTGTGTATTGTTCAACACGCAAGCAAGTAGAAACACTACATCAAGCTTTAGAAGATTCAGGAATTCATGCCACTTATTATCATGCAGGCTTATCATCTCAGTTAAGAGAAGCTGCACAAAATGATTTTCTATATGATCGTACACGTGTAGTCGTAGCTACAAATGCTTTTGGTATGGGGATTGATAAGTCCAATGTTCGTTTTGTTATTCATTATAATATGCCGGGCGACTTAGAATCATACTATCAAGAGGCAGGACGTGCAGGACGTGACGGTTTAGATAGTGAGTGTATTTTATTGTTTAGCGAACGTGATATCAGCTTACATCAATATTTCATCACATCATCTAAAGCGGATGAAGATTATCAAGACAAGATGGGCGATAAGCTGACGAAGATGATACATTATACTAAGACTAAAAAGTGCTTGGAAGCGACATTAGTTCATTATTTTAATCCTAATGAAAAGTTAGGAGAATGTCAGCATTGCAGTAATTGTATGGCTAAGAATAAGACGTACGATATGACACAAGAGGCGAAGATGATTATTAGTTGTGTGGCACGTTTAGGTCAAAAAGAAGGGTATCAAACAGTCATTCAAGTATTGCGAGGAGAACATTCAGATTATATTCACCATCAAGGTTATATGACATTATCGACATACGGTATCATGCAAGACTATACCACCGGAGAGTTACACCATCTCATTGATGAGTTACGTTTTAAAGGTTATTTGAATGAACAAGATGAAATATTGTTATGTGATGATTCGGTAAAAAAGCTACTTAAAGAAGATGACACTGTATTTACAACACCATTTCGCCAGAAGTTCAAAGAAACCGTTAAAATTAATACGGTAGAAGGTGTGGATTCTAATCTGTTTGAACGTTTGGTAGGTGTCCGCCAACAATTAAGCGAAAAGTTAAGTATCCCGCCCATTAATATCTTTTCGGATTATACGTTGGAAGAATTCTCAAAGCGTAAACCTGTGACTAAACAAGAGATGATCCACATTGAAGGTGTTGGAAGTTATAAGTTAAAGCACTATTGTCCATCCTTTTTAGAAGCGATTCAAAAATATAAAGGTATCGAAGTACAGAGCGTGGGGCAAAAACTTTAAGCATGATGTTGCCCCATGTTGATTTTTATCTCATCCTCTATTTTCCGCCTATACGCAAACGCTTTCTTAATTTCCCTTTTTAAAGTTAAAAGACAAACAAATTAGATTATTTTTAAAAGAAAATATGTTTAAATAAGTAGGACAGTATTAATTGTTTTATGTATATAGCTAAGCTGTTAAAAATTTAAAAAGTAGGGAGACTATGATTGAATTTAACAATGTTTCTAAACGTTATGGTGCTAAAACAGTCGTTGATCAAGTAGATCTGAAAATTAAAGAAGGTGAATTTTTTGTATTAATTGGTCCATCGGGTTCAGGTAAAACAACAACGATGAAAATGATAAACCGACTAATTGATTTATCTGAGGGTTACATCTATTTTAAAGGTAAACCCATCAGCGACTATTCTGTATATGAGATGCGTTGGGATAT contains these protein-coding regions:
- a CDS encoding ABC-F family ATP-binding cassette domain-containing protein, with the translated sequence MAAYKIEQLNKSFADKVIFDDLSLSVSDGERIGLVGINGTGKSSLLKVIANMDEDFDGVVTHPKQYRIRYASQHHDLDPEMTVYDVVYSAETETLQAIKQYELATTHYAKQQTDQALEAMMSAQSKMDILEAWDYSAEIKTILSKLGIHDTTKQVGHLSGGQQKRVLLARTLIEQPDLLLLDEPTNHLDFESIHWLIQFVKSYPKTVIFVTHDRYFLNEVSTRIVELRDGRLSSYHGNYEAYIATRAEQEEIEARQQTKKRALFKQELAWMRAGVKARTTKQQARQNRFETLEKEVKSYKTQDKGALNLAYSRLGKQVFELEALGKAIEGRVLFENLTTIIQKGAQIGIVGPNGVGKTTLLNILAGEDTAFSGILKVGQTVKIAYFKQTDERLNRDIRMIDFLREEQEVAKQKDGTTVSVTQLLEQFLFPSNTHGKKVYKLSGGEQKRLYLLRLLVHQPNVLLLDEPTNDLDTETLTILEDYIQTFGGTVITVSHDRYFLDKVVDCYWYIHDGHIDMILGRFEDYLAYKKKQAEAAESEMNAKTTVTVGKPKKKGLSYKEKREYEALLIRIEEVESRLVEIEAEMVAAHADYSKVQTLNEEREKLEVQYETDMARWSELEEILEQ
- the recQ gene encoding DNA helicase RecQ; amino-acid sequence: MEDILSHYFGYQTFRPGQREIIDHIMAQHHTLGVLPTGGGKSICYQVPGLKLSGTTLVISPLISLMKDQVDQLKAMGIAAAYLNSSQSVKEQQNIEQQLREGALKFIYIAPERLEQPRFVQLLRRIPLALVAFDEAHCISKWGHDFRPSYQAVIHTVLSLPQQFAIVALTATATHEVQQDIMQRLIIQPKCVVKTSIKRDNLIFEVNPTYQRERFVIDYIKRHAQSSGIVYCSTRKQVETLHQALEDSGIHATYYHAGLSSQLREAAQNDFLYDRTRVVVATNAFGMGIDKSNVRFVIHYNMPGDLESYYQEAGRAGRDGLDSECILLFSERDISLHQYFITSSKADEDYQDKMGDKLTKMIHYTKTKKCLEATLVHYFNPNEKLGECQHCSNCMAKNKTYDMTQEAKMIISCVARLGQKEGYQTVIQVLRGEHSDYIHHQGYMTLSTYGIMQDYTTGELHHLIDELRFKGYLNEQDEILLCDDSVKKLLKEDDTVFTTPFRQKFKETVKINTVEGVDSNLFERLVGVRQQLSEKLSIPPINIFSDYTLEEFSKRKPVTKQEMIHIEGVGSYKLKHYCPSFLEAIQKYKGIEVQSVGQKL